The genomic stretch CTCGATTGAGTCTCACGCCTGGCTCCTCCCGACCGCAGCGACTCTCGCTCCGGGCCCCGGATCAGAACGGGGTGTCCCCGGATCCTACCGAGAGCAACGGAGCGTCCCCGTCGAGCCCGACCGCCGCCCGCGAGCCATCCGCAGCACGGACAGCTCCGGATCCGTCGGGCGCGGCTCCCCAGTCCTTCGGCGCGAGCCCCTCCCCGGGCGCTTGCTCGCTCCAGGCCGGCTCACTCGCCGGCGCGGCAGGCGCAGCCGCACGCACCAGAGTCTTCGTGTAGCGGGTCGTGCCCCAGGCGAGATCATGCCCGATGCCCTCGGCCGTGATGATCACATCGGTTCCGGTCTTCCCACCCGCCTCCCACACCTTCACGCCGAGACGGCCGGTCACGAGGACGCGGTCGCCCCGGGCCAGGGAGGACAGGGCGTTGCCGGCGAGGCCGTTGAAAGCGGTGACGGTGTACCAGTTGGTGGAGACGTCGATCCAGCGCTGCTCGGCCCGGTCGTAGCGCCGCTGTGCCGTTGCCAGGCGGAAGCTGGTCATTGCGGTGCCGCTGGCGGTGTCGATGCTCCGGGGGTCGGTGCCGATGGTCCCGATGACGGTCAGCGTGTCGGTCATGGTCGTGTCCTTTCTTCTCCTCCCCCGCCGCTTCTGCGGCGGAGACGGCGCCCGGCGGAGGGGCTGGTACCGCTCGGGCGCCGCAGGGACAGTGTCTCGACGAAGGGCCCACCTCCGAGGCGGAGGTGGGCCCTTCTGGGGAGAGATCGACGAAGCCGTTCCCTGTGGAGGAGAGTTACGACGCAGAGATGTAGGACGAATACGACGAACGGATCTTGTTCACCTTGGGCAACGCAACCGCGAGGCAGTAGCCCTGCCCCGGGTTCTTCGCGAAGAAATCCTGGTGGTAGTCCTCGGCCGGGTAGTACACGCCAAGGGGAGAGATCTCGGTGACGATCGGCCCCTCCCACCACTCGGATGCCCGGTCACGGGCCGATTCGAACAATCCCTTCTCCTCGTCCGAGGAGTAGAACATCGCGGAGCGGTACTGCGTACCGACGTCGTTGCCCTGGCGATTCAGTTGGCGCGGGTCATGCAGGGTGAAGAAGACGTCGAGGATCACCTGCTCGGGGATCACCTCCGGATCGAAGGTGACGGCGACCGCCTCGGCGTGCCCAGTGCGACCGGAGCAGACGTCCTCGTAGTCGGGTTCGATCGTTCGGCCGCCGGTGTAGCCGGAGACGACGTCGGTCACGCCATCGAGGACGCGGTAAACGGCGTCCAAACACCAGAAGCATCCTCCGGCGAGTACGAATGTGCGCATTGCGTGTGACTCACTTCCTGTCGCATCGACGCATCCGGAGCGCCGGGCGCGTCCCCTGATCCAACACCTCGCAGGCCCCGCGCATTCCGCGAGTCGGCACCGCTGGAATAGAGTCGCCGGGTGAGCTACGCAGCCGCCCCCTCTCGCTACGACCGCATGGACTACCGACGTACCGGACGAAGCGGACTACTTCTGCCCGCTCTGTCTCTGGGTCTCTGGCACAACTTCGGATCCGACCGGTCCCTCGACACTCAACGGGCGATTCTGCGCCGTGCGTTCGACCTCGGAATCACTCATTTCGACCTCGCGAACAATTACGGACCGCCCTATGGCGCGGCCGAGACGGCCTTCGGGCGGATCCTCGCCGAGGACCTCCGGCCCTATCGCGACGAGATGGTGATCTCCTCAAAGGCCGGCTACGACATGTGGCCGGGGCCGTACGGTGATGGCGGCTCACGCAAATACGTGCTCTCCTCCCTCGACCAGAGCCTGCGGCGGATCGGCGTGGACTATGTCGA from Rathayibacter rathayi encodes the following:
- the msrA gene encoding peptide-methionine (S)-S-oxide reductase MsrA, translated to MRTFVLAGGCFWCLDAVYRVLDGVTDVVSGYTGGRTIEPDYEDVCSGRTGHAEAVAVTFDPEVIPEQVILDVFFTLHDPRQLNRQGNDVGTQYRSAMFYSSDEEKGLFESARDRASEWWEGPIVTEISPLGVYYPAEDYHQDFFAKNPGQGYCLAVALPKVNKIRSSYSSYISAS
- a CDS encoding single-stranded DNA-binding protein; protein product: MTDTLTVIGTIGTDPRSIDTASGTAMTSFRLATAQRRYDRAEQRWIDVSTNWYTVTAFNGLAGNALSSLARGDRVLVTGRLGVKVWEAGGKTGTDVIITAEGIGHDLAWGTTRYTKTLVRAAAPAAPASEPAWSEQAPGEGLAPKDWGAAPDGSGAVRAADGSRAAVGLDGDAPLLSVGSGDTPF